Proteins encoded within one genomic window of Oryza brachyantha chromosome 7, ObraRS2, whole genome shotgun sequence:
- the LOC102706584 gene encoding cysteine-rich receptor-like protein kinase 10 — MAHCCYLAAACVVVVVFLLHAPLTADAQPMPWQRCNVSSGNYTENSTYQGNIRYLATSLPAYASSSPSLFAAGSSGTPPDAIYALALCRGDTNASSCAACVAAAIQTAQRHCPLVKTVTIYDDPCIVRFSGEPFPISPPYNKGMFVAWDSNNVSDAAAPAFQAAVVRLANATAEHAAADSVRRFATGEEAFDAVVYPKIYSLAQCTPDMTVADCRSCLEDIIGRMIPKYLVGRKGARVLGMRCNFRFETYPFFFGEPLLQLAGPAASSSAPVTGAGEISKQKRRTVIGTLVPSIAVVAFAAWFCSWSWRKRLATRTLQPIPKEYSQDDMPSFGSLVLDLSTLRVATDDFCEHKRLGEGGFGVVYKGDLPNGHEIAVKRLAQSSRQGIEELKTELLLVARLNHNNLVRLIGVCLEENEKILVYEYMPNRSLDTILFDAEKIKVLDWEQRFKIINGVARGLQYLHEDSQLKIVHRDLKASNVLLDSAYNPKISDFGLAKIFRRDQSQVFTHHIAGTYGYMSPEYAMRGQYSIKSDVFSFGVLVLEIITGRRNFGSYGSEHEADLIYVTWEHWTKGEAIKLIDPSLGSHYPADKVLKCIHIGLLCVQPKPADRPLMSAVNVMLSSAVRLPSLSRPAFWFQEIGASSDVNSEQNLLYPHNPTKMSQNEAPITELEPR, encoded by the exons ATGGCGCACTGCTGCTACCTTGCTGCCGcttgcgtcgtcgtcgtcgtgttcCTCCTCCACGCGCCTCTCACCGCCGATGCGCAGCCCATGCCATGGCAGCGCTGCAACGTGAGCAGCGGCAACTACACGGAGAACAGCACGTACCAGGGAAACATCCGGTACCTGgccacctccctcccggcATACgcttcttcctccccttccctcttcgccgccggctcctCCGGCACGCCACCCGACGCCATCTACGCGCTCGCGCTCTGCCGTGGAGACACCAACGCCTCCTCCTGCGCCGCCTGCGTCGCGGCGGCCATCCAGACCGCCCAGAGACACTGCCCGCTCGTCAAGACCGTGACCATCTACGACGACCCCTGCATCGTCCGCTTCTCCGGCGAGCCCTTCCCGATCAGCCCTCCCTACAACAAAGGCATGTTCGTCGCCTGGGACAGCAACAACGTCAGCGACGCGGCCGCACCGGCTTTTcaggccgccgtcgtccggcTCGCGAACGCCACCGCCgagcacgcggcggcggactcggtcCGGCGGTTCGCCACGGGGGAGGAGGCGTTCGACGCCGTGGTCTATCCCAAGATCTACTCGCTGGCGCAGTGCACGCCGGACATGACGGTAGCTGACTGCCGGAGCTGCCTCGAGGATATAATCGGGAGGATGATACCTAAGTACTTAGTTGGGAGGAAGGGCGCGCGAGTCTTGGGCATGCGGTGCAACTTCCGCTTTGAGACGTATCCTTTCTTCTTCGGCGAGCCCCTGCTGCAACTCGCGGGACCGGCCGCATCGTCTTCTGCACCGGTGACCGGAG CGGGAG AAATATCGAAACAGAAGAGGAGGACCGTTATCGGCACTTTGGTGCCTTCAATTGCTGTAGTTGCTTTTGCGGCATGGTTTTGTTCTTGGAGTTGGAGGAAGAGACTAGCAACAAGAACATTACAGCCAA TTCCAAAGGAGTATAGTCAAGATGACATGCCAAGTTTTGGTTCGCTCGTTCTTGATCTATCAACACTTCGAGTTGCTACAGATGACTTCTGTGAACACAAAAGGCTTGGTGAAGGTGGCTTCGGTGTAGTTTACAAG GGAGACCTACCTAATGGCCACGAAATAGCGGTGAAGAGGCTCGCGCAGAGTTCCAGACAAGGGATTGAAGAGCTTAAAACCGAGCTACTTTTGGTTGCTAGGCTGAACCACAACAATCTTGTCAGGCTAATTGGCGTCTGCTTGGAAGAAAATGAGAAGATACTTGTATATGAGTACATGCCTAACAGAAGCCTCGATACCATTCTTTTTG ATGCAGAGAAGATCAAAGTGCTCGATTGGGAACAGAGGTTCAAGATCATAAATGGAGTAGCTAGAGGCTTGCAATATCTTCACGAAGATTCTCAACTGAAGATAGTTCATCGTGATCTCAAAGCAAGCAATGTTTTATTGGATTCTGCTTATAATCCTAAGATTTCGGACTTCGGGCTAGCTAAGATATTCAGAAGGGATCAATCACAAGTTTTCACTCACCATATCGCCGGCACTTA CGGATACATGTCTCCTGAGTACGCGATGCGTGGACAGTATTCGATCAAGTCAGATGTGTTTAGCTTTGGCGTCTTGGTTTTAGAGATCATCACAGGAAGAAGAAACTTTGGCTCCTACGGTTCTGAGCATGAGGCTGATCTCATATATGTT ACATGGGAGCACTGGACTAAGGGTGAAGCCATCAAGTTGATCGATCCATCCCTGGGAAGCCACTATCCAGCTGACAAGGTGCTCAAGTGCATCCACATTGGGCTGCTGTGTGTTCAGCCCAAACCTGCTGATAGGCCATTGATGTCAGCTGTGAATGTGATGCTTAGTAGTGCCGTCCGTCTCCCTTCCTTGTCCAGGCCTGCCTTTTGGTTCCAGGAGATCGGTGCCAGTTCAGATGTTAATTCAGAGCAGAACCTGCTTTACCCACACAACCCAACAAAAATGTCGCAAAATGAAGCGCCCATCACAGAACTTGAGCCGAGATGA
- the LOC102717264 gene encoding cysteine-rich receptor-like protein kinase 6 isoform X1, with amino-acid sequence MRRRSSVSVVHAVLLLLVAAAALPIAAAQPWQLCGRGGGGGGGTYAVNSTYDANLQGLISDLQLNASTSPTLFASGALGSAPDTVYGIILCRGDVSSSDCYDCGTRAGQDVGQVCNRTRDAILVYNQCYARFSDKDFLAATNNSGQVPLMNAANITSADVAGYDRAVAGLLNATLLYAVENTTRLFATGQRVGADPGFPNIYSAAQCTPDLSPAVCRSCLDDLVAAWWKTFPLNTLGARIVGTRCNLRAEVTQDKFYTGAPMLKLWADGLSPPATSPDAVPGTTGGKKKSVKTILEIVLPIVAAAILVAISLCLWNMRKKRRWRKADHLTGADAAEDFESVKSTLLSLASLQVATDNFNESMKLGEGGFGAVYKGLLTGQEVAVKRLAKGSNQGLEEVKNELVLAAKLHHKNLVRLVGFCLEEGERMLVYEYMPNKSLDTFLFDEEKRKGLDWTTRFRIIEGIARGLQYLHQDSQKRIVHRDMKASNILLDADMNPKIGDFGLARLFGQDQTREVTNRIVGTFGYMSPEYVMHGQYSTKSDVFSFGILIIEIVTGRRRSNGPYFYEQNEDIINIVWRHWSEGNIVEMIDNSLGRNYSEDEVLKCINIGLLCVQQNPVDRPTMADVMVLLNSDATSTLPALVVHRPASSSDGSSGYSQTVTQLSPR; translated from the exons ATGCGGCGGCGATCGTCGGTCTCCGTCGTTCATGCcgttctccttctcctcgtcgcggcggccgcgctgccgatcgccgccgcgcagccGTGGCAGTtgtgcggccgcggcggcggcggaggcggcggcacctACGCGGTGAACAGCACCTACGACGCCAACCTCCAGGGCCTCATCAGCGACCTCCAGCTGAACGCCTCCACCTCGCCCACCCTCTTCGCCTCCGGCGCCCTCGGCTCCGCCCCGGACACCGTCTACGGCATCATCCTCTGCCGCGGCGACGTGAGCTCCTCCGACTGCTACGACTGCGGCACCAGGGCCGGCCAGGACGTCGGCCAGGTCTGCAACCGCACCAGGGACGCCATCCTCGTCTACAACCAGTGCTACGCCCGCTTCTCCGACAAGGacttcctcgccgccaccaacAACTCTGGCCAGGTGCCGCTCATGAACGCCGCCAACATCACcagcgccgacgtcgccggctaCGACCGCGCCGTCGCAGGCCTCCTCAACGCCACCCTGCTGTACGCGGTGGAGAACACGACGAGGCTGTTCGCCACGGGGCAGCGGGTGGGGGCCGACCCGGGGTTCCCTAACATCTACTCGGCGGCGCAGTGCACGCCGGACCTGTCGCCGGCGGTGTGCCGGAGCTGCCTCGACGACCTGGTGGCCGCGTGGTGGAAGACGTTCCCGCTGAACACGCTGGGCGCGAGGATCGTCGGCACGAGGTGCAACTTGAGGGCCGAGGTAACCCAGGACAAGTTCTACACCGGCGCCCCAATGCTGAAGCTGTGGGCGGAcggcctctcgccgccggcgacgtcgccggATGCTGTGCCGGGCACTACGGGAG GCAAGAAAAAGTCAGTAAAAACAATTCTGGAAATTGTCTTGCCGATAGTGGCAGCTGCAATCTTAGTTGCAATTTCCCTGTGTTTGTGGAACATGCGTAAGAAGAGAAGATGGCGAAAAGCAGATCATTTAACCGGAG CTGACGCAGCTGAGGATTTTGAAAGTGTCAAGTCAACCTTGTTATCTCTGGCGTCATTGCAAGTGGCAACTGATAATTTCAACGAAAGCATGAAACTCGGTGAAGGGGGGTTCGGTGCAGTTTATAAG GGACTACTTACCGGACAAGAAGTGGCAGTGAAAAGGCTAGCGAAGGGTTCGAACCAAGGGCTAGAAGAGGTGAAAAACGAGCTAGTTTTGGCGGCCAAACTTCACCACAAGAATCTTGTGCGGCTTGTGGGTTTTTGCCTGGAAGAAGGAGAGAGGATGCTTGTCTACGAATACATGCCAAACAAAAGCCTCGACACCTTTCTCTTTG atgaagagaaaaggaaagggctAGATTGGACTACACGATTCAGGATCATCGAAGGCATTGCTAGGGGGTTGCAGTATCTTCACCAGGACTCGCAGAAGAGGATCGTCCACCGTGACATGAAGGCAAGCAACATCTTGTTGGACGCAGACATGAACCCTAAGATCGGCGACTTCGGGCTCGCTAGGCTCTTTGGGCAAGACCAGACTCGAGAGGTCACGAACCGTATCGTCGGAACATT TGGCTACATGTCTCCGGAGTACGTGATGCACGGACAGTATTCCACGAAATCAGATGTGTTCAGCTTTGGCATTCTCATCATAGAGATCGTGACCGGCCGGAGAAGGAGCAATGGGCCCTATTTCTATGAGCAAAATGAAGATATAATAAACATA GTATGGAGGCACTGGTCAGAGGGAAACATCGTGGAGATGATAGACAACTCCTTGGGAAGAAACTACAGTGAGGATGAGGTGCTGAAGTGCATCAACATCGGCCTGCTCTGCGTCCAGCAGAACCCGGTTGATCGCCCTACGATGGCGGATGTCATGGTTTTGCTGAACAGCGACGCCACCAGCACCCTGCCGGCCCTCGTGGTTCATAGGCCAGCGTCGTCCTCCGACGGGAGCTCTGGCTACTCCCAGACCGTGACGCAATTGTCTCCCAGGTAG
- the LOC102717264 gene encoding cysteine-rich receptor-like protein kinase 6 isoform X2: protein MRRRSSVSVVHAVLLLLVAAAALPIAAAQPWQLCGRGGGGGGGTYAVNSTYDANLQGLISDLQLNASTSPTLFASGALGSAPDTVYGIILCRGDVSSSDCYDCGTRAGQDVGQVCNRTRDAILVYNQCYARFSDKDFLAATNNSGQVPLMNAANITSADVAGYDRAVAGLLNATLLYAVENTTRLFATGQRVGADPGFPNIYSAAQCTPDLSPAVCRSCLDDLVAAWWKTFPLNTLGARIVGTRCNLRAEVTQDKFYTGAPMLKLWADGLSPPATSPDAVPGTTGGKKKSVKTILEIVLPIVAAAILVAISLCLWNMRKKRRWRKADHLTGADAAEDFESVKSTLLSLASLQVATDNFNESMKLGEGGFGAVYKGLLTGQEVAVKRLAKGSNQGLEEVKNELVLAAKLHHKNLVRLVGFCLEEGERMLVYEYMPNKSLDTFLFDEEKRKGLDWTTRFRIIEGIARGLQYLHQDSQKRIVHRDMKASNILLDADMNPKIGDFGLARLFGQDQTREWLHVSGVRDARTVFHEIRCVQLWHSHHRDRDRPEKEQWALFL from the exons ATGCGGCGGCGATCGTCGGTCTCCGTCGTTCATGCcgttctccttctcctcgtcgcggcggccgcgctgccgatcgccgccgcgcagccGTGGCAGTtgtgcggccgcggcggcggcggaggcggcggcacctACGCGGTGAACAGCACCTACGACGCCAACCTCCAGGGCCTCATCAGCGACCTCCAGCTGAACGCCTCCACCTCGCCCACCCTCTTCGCCTCCGGCGCCCTCGGCTCCGCCCCGGACACCGTCTACGGCATCATCCTCTGCCGCGGCGACGTGAGCTCCTCCGACTGCTACGACTGCGGCACCAGGGCCGGCCAGGACGTCGGCCAGGTCTGCAACCGCACCAGGGACGCCATCCTCGTCTACAACCAGTGCTACGCCCGCTTCTCCGACAAGGacttcctcgccgccaccaacAACTCTGGCCAGGTGCCGCTCATGAACGCCGCCAACATCACcagcgccgacgtcgccggctaCGACCGCGCCGTCGCAGGCCTCCTCAACGCCACCCTGCTGTACGCGGTGGAGAACACGACGAGGCTGTTCGCCACGGGGCAGCGGGTGGGGGCCGACCCGGGGTTCCCTAACATCTACTCGGCGGCGCAGTGCACGCCGGACCTGTCGCCGGCGGTGTGCCGGAGCTGCCTCGACGACCTGGTGGCCGCGTGGTGGAAGACGTTCCCGCTGAACACGCTGGGCGCGAGGATCGTCGGCACGAGGTGCAACTTGAGGGCCGAGGTAACCCAGGACAAGTTCTACACCGGCGCCCCAATGCTGAAGCTGTGGGCGGAcggcctctcgccgccggcgacgtcgccggATGCTGTGCCGGGCACTACGGGAG GCAAGAAAAAGTCAGTAAAAACAATTCTGGAAATTGTCTTGCCGATAGTGGCAGCTGCAATCTTAGTTGCAATTTCCCTGTGTTTGTGGAACATGCGTAAGAAGAGAAGATGGCGAAAAGCAGATCATTTAACCGGAG CTGACGCAGCTGAGGATTTTGAAAGTGTCAAGTCAACCTTGTTATCTCTGGCGTCATTGCAAGTGGCAACTGATAATTTCAACGAAAGCATGAAACTCGGTGAAGGGGGGTTCGGTGCAGTTTATAAG GGACTACTTACCGGACAAGAAGTGGCAGTGAAAAGGCTAGCGAAGGGTTCGAACCAAGGGCTAGAAGAGGTGAAAAACGAGCTAGTTTTGGCGGCCAAACTTCACCACAAGAATCTTGTGCGGCTTGTGGGTTTTTGCCTGGAAGAAGGAGAGAGGATGCTTGTCTACGAATACATGCCAAACAAAAGCCTCGACACCTTTCTCTTTG atgaagagaaaaggaaagggctAGATTGGACTACACGATTCAGGATCATCGAAGGCATTGCTAGGGGGTTGCAGTATCTTCACCAGGACTCGCAGAAGAGGATCGTCCACCGTGACATGAAGGCAAGCAACATCTTGTTGGACGCAGACATGAACCCTAAGATCGGCGACTTCGGGCTCGCTAGGCTCTTTGGGCAAGACCAGACTCGAGAG TGGCTACATGTCTCCGGAGTACGTGATGCACGGACAGTATTCCACGAAATCAGATGTGTTCAGCTTTGGCATTCTCATCATAGAGATCGTGACCGGCCGGAGAAGGAGCAATGGGCCCTATTTCTATGA
- the LOC107304683 gene encoding cysteine-rich receptor-like protein kinase 6 produces MARRTSTLVHAVLLLAVVAAVALPLAAAQPWATCGTGGTGTYEQGSEYESNLQSIALSLRDQASRSWILFSTSSLGAAPNTVYGLLQCRGDVSQSACAECGTRVRSDAGPACRRTRDVALVYDECYARLSDSDAFLANKEGPGLETRLVSGTNISSADVAGYNRAVTELLTATVQYAVVDDTSRKMFATGRRVGTDPGFSNIYSTAQCAFDITLESCRRCLEGLVAGWWDMFPRNAEGARVASDRCHLRSEVAPFYNGEPMVLLHE; encoded by the coding sequence ATGGCGCGACGAACGTCGACGCTCGTCCATGCCgttctcctcctcgccgtcgtcgcggcggtcgcgctcccgctcgccgccgcccagccGTGGGCAACCTGCGGAACCGGCGGCACGGGCACGTACGAGCAGGGGAGCGAGTACGAGTCCAACCTCCAGAGCATCGCGCTCAGCCTCCGCGACCAGGCCTCCCGGTCGTGGATCCTCTTCTCCACCAGCTccctcggcgccgccccgaACACGGTGTACGGCCTCCTGCAGTGCCGCGGCGACGTCAGCCAGTCGGCCTGCGCCGAGTGCGGCACCAGGGTCCGGAGCGACGCCGGGCCGGCCTGCCGCCGCACCAGGGACGTGGCGCTCGTCTACGACGAGTGCTACGCCCGCCTCTCCGACAGCGACGCCTTCCTCGCAAACAAGGAGGGCCCCGGCCTGGAGACCCGCCTCGTGAGCGGCACCAACATCAGcagcgccgacgtcgccggctaCAACCGCGCGGTCACGGAGCTGCTCACGGCCACCGTGCAGTACGCCGTGGTGGACGACACGTCGAGGAAGATGTTCGCGACGGGGCGGCGCGTCGGGACCGACCCGGGGTTCAGCAACATCTACTCCACGGCGCAGTGCGCGTTCGACATCACGCTGGAGTCGTGCCGCAGGTGCCTGGAGGGGCTCGTCGCCGGGTGGTGGGACATGTTCCCGCGGAACGCGGAGGGCGCCAGGGTCGCCAGCGACAGGTGCCACCTGAGGTCCGAGGTGGCGCCGTTCTACAACGGTGAACCGATGGTGCTGCTGCACGAGTAA